A window of Chitinophaga sp. MM2321 contains these coding sequences:
- a CDS encoding SDR family oxidoreductase — translation MTGNKKVAIVTGAGQGIGFEICRQLAMEGTAVILNDVDTDLANNAAAKITAANGLCIAMPGDSSDTVFIGQLVDTAVSRFGSIDIVIANAGITLFGDFLTYTPEAFSRVMQVNLGGSFFLAQAAANQMKKQNHGGAILFTSSVTGHQAHKDLAAYGMSKAALEMLAKNLVIELSSYKITVNTIAPGATLTERTLDDPSYTSTWSRITPMGRPANTADIAHAALFLVSDKARHITGQSLIIDGGWTSISPSPF, via the coding sequence ATGACAGGCAATAAAAAAGTGGCCATTGTTACCGGCGCAGGCCAGGGCATTGGATTTGAAATTTGCAGACAGTTGGCCATGGAAGGCACAGCAGTAATTCTGAACGATGTAGATACGGATCTCGCAAACAATGCAGCTGCGAAGATCACCGCAGCAAACGGGCTGTGTATAGCCATGCCAGGCGATTCCAGCGATACGGTCTTTATCGGTCAACTGGTAGATACGGCTGTCAGCCGGTTTGGTAGTATCGATATTGTGATTGCCAACGCGGGCATCACGTTGTTTGGCGACTTCCTTACCTATACCCCGGAAGCCTTTTCCAGGGTGATGCAGGTAAATCTTGGCGGTTCATTCTTTCTCGCACAGGCCGCCGCCAATCAGATGAAAAAGCAAAATCACGGCGGCGCTATTCTGTTCACCTCCTCCGTTACCGGCCACCAGGCGCATAAAGACCTCGCCGCTTACGGTATGAGCAAAGCTGCCCTGGAAATGCTGGCAAAAAATTTAGTGATAGAACTATCGTCTTACAAGATTACTGTCAACACGATTGCTCCCGGCGCCACCTTAACGGAACGCACCCTCGACGATCCCAGCTATACCAGCACCTGGTCCAGAATAACGCCCATGGGAAGACCTGCAAATACAGCAGATATTGCACACGCGGCGCTATTCCTCGTATCTGATAAGGCCCGGCATATTACGGGGCAAAGCCTCATCATCGACGGGGGCTGGACGAGCATTAGTCCATCTCCTTTTTAG